The proteins below come from a single Sphingomicrobium sediminis genomic window:
- the polA gene encoding DNA polymerase I: protein MADQPHLYLVDGSSYIFRAYHVLPPLTNKEGTPAGAVYGYTAMLWKLADSLNKEDGPSHLAVILDASGKTHRDELYEEYKANRPPAPEDLVPQFPIVREATRAFSLPCIEEEGLEADDIIACYARAAADEGWRVTIVSSDKDLMQLIETRDNGADVDMLDTMKDKRIRREEVFEKFGVYPEKVGDMLALMGDKVDNVPGVPGVGPKTAATLLEQYGDLDGIYAHLDEITKPALNRNLTENEAEARLSRQLVELVCDAPLPMPLEELKLDGIPAEPLRDFLEKQGFKRLLDRMGGGSKTAKEREKDGDGGMTSSDPGPAEPPEPIEIKVDRSKYDTVTTRDALDAWIEKARATGYVGFDLETDALDEITGNLVGLSIATAPNEACYVPIAHGGDDLLAEKPHQLDKAEVLEALKPLLEDDAVLKVGHNLKYDITVLRRDDIVIAPYDDTLVMSFDLDAGRSLKGHGLDTLAKNELGHECISFKEICGTGKKQISFAAVPLDKATEYAAEDADIALRLWLRMKPRMAPERATRVYEQVDRPMVETLSKMELRGIKVDRAALASLSERFAKETAELEKQIFEAAGEEFTIGSPQQLGNILFDKLGATGGRKGKSGNYSTDQNELERLAGEGFDVATKVLEWRQLTKLKSTYTDALQEEINAKTGRVHTSYSLSGAQTGRLSSNDPNLQNIPIRTPIGAKIRDCFVAEDGHVLLSADYSQIELRLAAHMADVGPLKEAFQEGEDIHDRTARELFGEVNKETRGRAKTVNFSILYGISAFGLAQRMGIERGEAQEMIDTYFARFPGIKNFIANTLTDARERGFTETLFGRKTHFPNITSKMQNVRAGAERAAVNAPIQGTSADLIKRAMTRMDSALEEAGLTDVKMLLQVHDELLFEVPEGKEEAAAEVIRAVMEGAAAPQMKLDVPLDVEIGWGPNWGAAH, encoded by the coding sequence ATGGCAGACCAGCCCCACCTCTATCTCGTCGACGGCTCGAGCTACATTTTTCGCGCCTATCACGTCCTCCCGCCGCTCACTAACAAGGAAGGTACGCCCGCCGGGGCGGTCTATGGCTATACTGCCATGCTGTGGAAGCTGGCCGACAGTCTCAATAAGGAAGACGGGCCGAGCCACCTTGCCGTGATCCTCGATGCGTCCGGCAAGACGCATCGCGACGAGCTGTACGAAGAATATAAGGCCAACCGTCCGCCGGCGCCCGAGGATCTCGTCCCGCAATTCCCGATCGTGCGCGAGGCAACGCGTGCCTTTTCGCTGCCCTGTATCGAGGAAGAGGGGCTGGAGGCCGACGACATCATCGCCTGCTATGCCCGCGCGGCCGCGGACGAGGGATGGCGCGTCACGATCGTCTCCTCCGACAAGGACCTCATGCAGCTCATCGAGACGCGCGACAATGGCGCCGATGTCGACATGCTCGACACGATGAAGGACAAGCGCATCCGGCGCGAAGAAGTGTTCGAGAAATTCGGCGTCTATCCCGAAAAGGTCGGCGACATGCTCGCGCTCATGGGCGACAAGGTCGACAATGTTCCGGGCGTGCCTGGGGTCGGGCCGAAGACCGCCGCGACCCTGCTGGAACAATATGGCGATCTTGACGGCATCTATGCCCATCTCGACGAGATCACGAAGCCTGCCCTGAACCGCAACCTCACCGAAAACGAGGCCGAGGCGCGCCTGTCGCGCCAGCTCGTCGAACTGGTCTGCGATGCGCCGCTGCCCATGCCGCTCGAAGAGCTCAAGCTGGACGGCATCCCTGCCGAACCGCTGCGCGACTTCCTCGAAAAGCAGGGCTTCAAACGCCTGCTCGACCGCATGGGCGGTGGCTCGAAAACCGCCAAAGAGCGGGAAAAAGACGGCGATGGCGGCATGACGTCATCCGATCCCGGTCCGGCCGAACCGCCCGAGCCGATCGAGATCAAAGTCGACCGCTCCAAATATGACACGGTGACGACGCGCGACGCGCTCGATGCATGGATCGAAAAGGCCCGCGCGACTGGATATGTCGGCTTCGACCTCGAAACCGATGCGCTCGATGAAATCACCGGCAATTTGGTCGGCCTCAGCATAGCTACTGCGCCGAACGAGGCCTGCTACGTACCCATCGCGCATGGCGGCGACGACCTGCTCGCGGAAAAGCCCCACCAGCTGGACAAGGCCGAGGTACTCGAGGCCCTCAAGCCGCTGCTTGAGGATGATGCCGTCCTCAAGGTCGGGCACAATCTCAAATATGACATCACCGTCCTGCGCCGCGATGATATCGTCATCGCGCCCTACGACGACACATTGGTCATGAGCTTCGACCTCGATGCCGGGCGCAGTCTCAAAGGGCATGGCCTCGATACGCTCGCCAAGAACGAGCTCGGTCATGAGTGCATCTCATTCAAGGAAATCTGCGGGACGGGGAAGAAGCAGATCAGCTTCGCTGCCGTGCCCTTGGACAAGGCGACCGAATATGCCGCCGAGGATGCCGATATCGCACTGCGCCTGTGGCTGCGGATGAAGCCGCGCATGGCACCCGAGCGCGCGACGCGCGTCTACGAACAGGTCGACCGCCCGATGGTCGAGACGCTGTCGAAGATGGAATTGCGCGGCATCAAGGTCGATCGCGCGGCGCTGGCCAGCCTGTCGGAGCGCTTCGCCAAGGAAACCGCCGAACTGGAAAAACAGATATTCGAAGCGGCCGGGGAGGAGTTCACCATCGGCTCGCCCCAGCAACTCGGCAACATCCTGTTCGACAAGCTTGGCGCGACGGGCGGTCGCAAGGGCAAGTCGGGCAATTATTCGACCGACCAAAACGAACTGGAGCGCCTCGCTGGCGAAGGGTTCGATGTCGCGACCAAGGTGCTCGAATGGCGCCAGCTGACCAAGCTGAAATCCACCTACACCGACGCGCTGCAGGAAGAGATCAACGCCAAGACGGGCCGCGTGCACACCAGCTACAGCCTGTCGGGTGCGCAGACCGGGCGCCTGTCGTCCAACGATCCCAATTTGCAGAACATTCCGATCCGCACGCCCATCGGCGCCAAGATCCGCGACTGTTTCGTTGCCGAGGACGGACATGTCCTGCTGTCGGCCGACTATAGCCAGATCGAGCTGCGCCTCGCCGCGCACATGGCCGATGTCGGCCCCCTGAAAGAAGCCTTCCAGGAGGGCGAGGACATCCATGACCGCACCGCGCGCGAGCTCTTCGGCGAGGTGAACAAGGAGACGCGCGGACGCGCCAAGACAGTCAACTTCTCGATCCTCTACGGCATTTCCGCATTCGGCCTTGCCCAGCGCATGGGGATCGAGCGCGGCGAAGCGCAGGAGATGATCGACACGTATTTTGCGCGCTTCCCGGGCATCAAGAATTTCATCGCCAACACGCTCACCGATGCGCGCGAACGTGGCTTCACCGAGACCTTGTTCGGGCGCAAGACGCATTTCCCCAACATCACGTCCAAGATGCAAAATGTTCGCGCCGGCGCCGAGCGCGCCGCGGTAAACGCCCCCATCCAGGGCACCAGCGCCGACCTTATCAAGCGGGCGATGACCCGGATGGACTCAGCCTTGGAAGAGGCCGGACTGACCGATGTGAAAATGCTCCTCCAGGTCCACGACGAATTGCTGTTCGAAGTGCCCGAGGGCAAGGAAGAAGCCGCTGCGGAGGTCATCCGTGCCGTCATGGAAGGCGCGGCCGCGCCGCAGATGAAGCTTGACGTCCCGCTCGATGTCGAGATTGGGTGGGGACCGAATTGGGGCGCGGCGCACTGA
- a CDS encoding Crp/Fnr family transcriptional regulator, protein MKLDCDNCPVRDSAACASLSDVERAELGRLGTHKSFARGETVFHAGDDNDICATLNSGLLKISSSDAEGKERILSLVHPAGFVGEMFAPVAHHDVVALADSRLCVFSRSEYEAAVDRFPSLARALLRRSSEELFEARNRIALDTQKGAAEKLANLLVGLAKAASNSPCHAAHEFELPMTRGEIAGLLGLTIETVSRQFGKMEKEGLITRTSTRGIRVTDAARLTALAG, encoded by the coding sequence ATGAAACTCGATTGCGACAATTGCCCCGTGCGGGACAGCGCCGCTTGCGCTTCGCTTTCCGATGTCGAGCGCGCCGAACTGGGCCGCCTTGGCACCCACAAGAGCTTTGCCCGCGGTGAAACGGTTTTTCATGCCGGCGACGACAATGACATCTGCGCGACGCTGAATAGCGGCCTCTTGAAGATCTCCTCGAGCGATGCCGAGGGCAAGGAACGGATCCTCAGCCTGGTCCACCCAGCCGGTTTCGTCGGCGAGATGTTCGCCCCCGTCGCGCATCACGACGTGGTCGCGCTGGCCGACAGCCGTCTGTGTGTTTTCTCACGCAGCGAGTATGAGGCTGCGGTCGATCGATTCCCGTCCCTGGCGCGGGCCTTGTTGAGGCGCAGCAGCGAAGAATTGTTCGAAGCGCGCAACCGCATCGCGCTCGATACGCAAAAGGGTGCGGCGGAAAAACTTGCCAACCTGCTGGTCGGGCTCGCCAAGGCCGCAAGCAATTCGCCCTGCCATGCAGCACATGAATTCGAACTGCCGATGACCCGAGGCGAAATTGCCGGCCTGTTGGGACTCACGATCGAGACCGTCTCGCGCCAGTTCGGAAAGATGGAAAAAGAGGGCCTTATCACCCGCACAAGCACGCGCGGCATCCGGGTTACGGATGCCGCGCGGCTCACTGCCTTGGCCGGTTAG
- a CDS encoding ABC transporter ATP-binding protein — translation MTDKPAIAIDQLSKTYAGGKQALDNVSFDVPRGQIFGLLGPNGAGKSTLINILAGLVNKTSGKAHVWGFDIDEDHRNAKASIGIVPQEILFDPFFTPAEALEIQAGLYGIPKDKRRTAELLEAVKLTDKANAYARTLSGGMKRRLLVAKAMVHSPPILVLDEPTAGVDIDLRQQLWDYVRSLHARGVTVVLTTHYLEEAEELCDRIAIINHGKLIANEPTRDLLSKAQDKEVVVTCDKPFSSMPSDDRFKKIEQLGDDVIAITYAKDKVHAGEVLRLLEREGYDIVDVRTREPDLEDVFLDLTRGAA, via the coding sequence ATGACCGACAAACCCGCCATTGCAATCGACCAATTGTCCAAGACCTATGCCGGCGGCAAGCAGGCGCTGGACAATGTCAGCTTCGACGTCCCGCGCGGGCAGATTTTCGGGCTGCTCGGTCCCAACGGTGCGGGCAAGTCGACGCTGATCAATATCCTCGCCGGGCTGGTCAACAAGACGAGCGGCAAGGCCCATGTCTGGGGCTTCGATATCGACGAGGATCATCGCAATGCGAAGGCCTCGATCGGGATCGTACCGCAGGAGATCCTGTTCGATCCCTTCTTCACGCCGGCCGAAGCGCTGGAGATCCAGGCCGGTCTCTACGGCATTCCCAAGGACAAGAGGCGCACGGCCGAATTGCTCGAAGCGGTCAAGCTCACGGACAAGGCCAACGCCTATGCGCGCACCTTGTCGGGCGGGATGAAGCGGCGCCTGCTGGTCGCCAAGGCCATGGTCCATTCGCCGCCCATCCTGGTCCTCGATGAACCCACGGCTGGCGTCGATATCGATCTTCGCCAGCAGCTATGGGACTATGTCCGCAGCCTCCACGCGCGCGGCGTCACGGTCGTGCTGACCACGCATTATCTCGAGGAAGCCGAAGAGCTTTGCGACCGCATCGCCATCATCAACCATGGCAAGCTGATCGCCAATGAGCCGACCCGCGATTTGTTGTCAAAGGCACAGGACAAGGAAGTCGTCGTCACCTGCGACAAGCCATTCAGTTCGATGCCCTCGGACGACCGCTTCAAGAAGATCGAGCAACTGGGCGATGACGTCATCGCCATCACCTACGCCAAGGACAAGGTGCATGCCGGCGAAGTGCTCCGCCTGCTGGAACGCGAGGGCTATGACATTGTCGACGTGCGCACGCGCGAACCCGATCTCGAGGATGTCTTCCTCGATCTGACGCGAGGGGCGGCATGA
- the tldD gene encoding metalloprotease TldD translates to MSLGPRGFLYRPGQLDPAEAEAAAKAHLSRHDDGELYLQYRATETLAFDDGRLKAADYSTDAGFGLRGVTGEMTGFAHANELSRSAIDRAAETLKLLDPAKQAPAAAPNRTNARLYTDDDPLSAVPFEKKLALIQEIEAEARQRDPRIDQVSVSMSGSWSVVEIVRADGFVATDIRPLVRLNVSVVMADGDRRESGSFGMGGRYLYDRLFEKAAWTRAIDEAVRQADVNMRSVAAPAGDMPVLLGPGWCGVLLHEAVGHGLEGDFNRKGQSTFSGRIGERVASPGVTVVDEGNIADRRGSLTIDDEGTPTQRNVLIEDGILKGYMQDRLNARLSGVEPTGNGRRESFAHAPMPRMTNTFMLGGEEEPGSLMERVDKGIYAKSFGGGQVDIVSGKFVFSCTEAYKIENGKLGDPIKGATLIGDGPTVMQRVEGIANDMALDEGVGVCGKGGQSVPAGVGQPSTLISAITVGGTEAA, encoded by the coding sequence GTGAGCCTCGGTCCCCGAGGATTCCTCTATCGCCCCGGCCAGCTTGATCCCGCCGAGGCGGAAGCGGCCGCGAAGGCGCACCTGTCGCGCCACGACGATGGCGAACTCTATTTGCAATATCGCGCCACTGAGACGCTGGCCTTCGACGATGGCCGGCTGAAGGCAGCCGACTATTCGACCGATGCGGGTTTCGGCCTGCGCGGCGTCACCGGTGAGATGACCGGTTTTGCGCATGCCAACGAATTGTCGCGAAGCGCGATCGACCGCGCGGCGGAGACGCTGAAGCTGCTCGATCCGGCCAAGCAGGCGCCGGCCGCTGCGCCCAACCGCACCAATGCCCGGCTTTATACCGATGACGATCCGCTGTCGGCGGTGCCGTTCGAGAAGAAGCTGGCGCTCATCCAGGAGATCGAGGCCGAGGCACGCCAGCGCGATCCGCGCATCGACCAGGTTTCCGTCAGCATGTCGGGTAGCTGGTCGGTGGTCGAAATCGTCCGCGCCGACGGCTTTGTCGCTACCGATATCCGTCCGCTCGTCCGCCTCAACGTCTCGGTCGTCATGGCCGATGGCGACCGGCGCGAGAGCGGCAGTTTCGGCATGGGAGGGCGCTATCTCTATGACCGCCTGTTCGAAAAGGCGGCATGGACCCGCGCCATCGACGAGGCGGTCCGCCAGGCCGATGTCAACATGCGCAGTGTTGCCGCGCCGGCGGGCGACATGCCCGTCCTGCTCGGCCCCGGCTGGTGCGGCGTCTTGCTCCATGAAGCAGTGGGCCACGGCCTCGAGGGCGACTTCAACCGCAAGGGCCAGTCGACTTTCTCCGGACGCATCGGCGAACGCGTCGCCTCGCCTGGCGTCACCGTGGTCGACGAAGGCAATATCGCCGACCGTCGCGGTAGCCTCACCATCGACGACGAAGGCACGCCGACGCAGCGCAACGTCCTCATCGAGGACGGCATCCTCAAGGGCTATATGCAGGACCGCCTCAATGCCCGCCTGTCGGGTGTCGAGCCGACCGGCAATGGCCGCCGCGAAAGCTTCGCGCATGCGCCCATGCCGCGCATGACCAACACCTTCATGCTGGGCGGCGAGGAAGAGCCGGGCTCGCTGATGGAGCGTGTCGACAAGGGCATCTACGCCAAGAGCTTCGGCGGCGGGCAGGTCGATATCGTGTCGGGCAAGTTCGTCTTCAGCTGCACCGAGGCCTACAAGATCGAGAATGGGAAATTGGGCGACCCGATCAAGGGCGCGACCCTGATCGGCGACGGGCCGACCGTGATGCAGCGCGTCGAAGGCATCGCCAACGACATGGCGCTGGACGAAGGCGTCGGCGTTTGCGGCAAGGGTGGCCAGTCGGTCCCCGCCGGCGTCGGCCAGCCCTCCACCCTCATCAGCGCCATCACCGTCGGCGGGACCGAGGCTGCATGA
- a CDS encoding serine hydrolase domain-containing protein, producing MSLLAFLAAASAAMQPTPLDRAVERLEPSTVIEGDAVEVMTIEEMMAATDVPAVSIALVDDNRIVALRAYGMADPEREIAADIGTRFQAASLSKSVAAYGAMVMVEQGTLDLDAPINSYLESWQLPQGEYAPATLRTLLSHRAGTSVSGFPGYSLRETVPSTIEVLDGLGNTAPVVIDSAPGEFRYSGGGYTVAQLAMVEQEGQPFEDILARLVLIPLGMDRSSYAQPPRGPASTIAAAHEGDGAPVEGGYHFYPEQAAAGLWTTPGDLALFLIAANQTLAGSEAHPLSPAGMAEMLAAPEEDAGYALGFGIYGEGEDFQFSHGGSNMGYKSLMVSFPERGEAMVIMTNGDRGAEVFQSVATAVAKEMGWNAFEQRRLVPADWGPADMEQVVGGYALGEDIYRFSIVDGELVLTDPDGETGPMIALADDQIYIVEGAQVIDIDRDEDGNVIGVSAGGTKLPKVE from the coding sequence ATGAGCCTGCTCGCGTTCCTTGCCGCTGCGTCCGCGGCGATGCAGCCCACGCCGCTCGACCGTGCCGTCGAACGGCTGGAGCCGAGCACGGTGATCGAAGGCGATGCGGTCGAGGTGATGACCATCGAGGAAATGATGGCCGCGACGGACGTCCCTGCCGTCTCCATCGCGCTGGTCGACGATAATCGCATCGTCGCGCTGCGCGCTTATGGCATGGCCGATCCCGAACGCGAGATTGCTGCGGATATCGGCACACGCTTTCAGGCCGCATCGCTCTCAAAGTCCGTCGCAGCCTATGGCGCGATGGTCATGGTCGAACAGGGCACGCTCGATCTCGATGCGCCGATCAACTCCTATCTCGAAAGCTGGCAGCTGCCCCAAGGCGAATATGCCCCCGCCACCCTTCGAACCTTGCTGTCGCACCGCGCGGGCACGAGCGTGTCGGGGTTTCCCGGCTATTCGCTCCGCGAAACGGTACCCAGCACGATCGAAGTGCTCGACGGCCTCGGCAATACCGCGCCGGTCGTGATCGACAGCGCGCCGGGCGAATTTCGCTATTCGGGCGGCGGCTACACGGTCGCGCAGTTGGCGATGGTCGAGCAGGAAGGCCAGCCCTTTGAAGACATCCTCGCCCGCCTCGTTCTGATTCCGCTCGGCATGGACCGGTCGAGCTATGCCCAGCCGCCGCGCGGGCCGGCCTCCACCATCGCCGCCGCGCATGAAGGCGACGGCGCGCCAGTCGAGGGCGGCTATCACTTCTACCCCGAGCAGGCCGCAGCGGGCCTGTGGACGACGCCCGGCGACCTTGCCCTCTTCCTCATCGCCGCCAACCAAACGCTTGCCGGCAGCGAGGCGCATCCCTTGTCGCCCGCCGGCATGGCCGAGATGCTCGCTGCGCCCGAAGAGGATGCCGGCTACGCGCTGGGCTTTGGGATCTATGGCGAGGGCGAGGATTTCCAATTCTCGCACGGCGGCTCGAACATGGGGTACAAGAGCCTGATGGTGAGCTTCCCCGAACGCGGCGAGGCGATGGTCATCATGACCAATGGCGATCGCGGCGCGGAAGTCTTCCAGTCGGTCGCCACTGCGGTCGCGAAGGAAATGGGCTGGAACGCCTTCGAGCAGCGTCGCCTCGTGCCCGCCGATTGGGGTCCTGCGGATATGGAGCAGGTAGTCGGCGGCTATGCGCTCGGCGAGGACATTTATCGTTTCAGCATTGTCGACGGCGAACTCGTGTTGACCGACCCCGATGGAGAGACCGGTCCGATGATCGCGCTGGCCGACGACCAGATCTACATCGTCGAGGGCGCGCAGGTGATCGACATCGACCGCGACGAGGATGGCAATGTCATTGGCGTGTCGGCGGGCGGGACCAAGCTTCCCAAGGTCGAATAG
- a CDS encoding zinc-finger domain-containing protein has protein sequence MSIPPPETVRVSDPKVNCDGATEIDASLGHPRVYYKIDEAGFVECKYCDRRFVLVGGPADDEKAA, from the coding sequence ATGAGCATTCCTCCCCCCGAGACCGTCCGAGTCTCCGACCCCAAGGTAAATTGCGACGGCGCGACCGAGATCGACGCCTCGCTCGGCCATCCGCGCGTCTATTACAAGATCGATGAAGCGGGCTTCGTCGAATGCAAATATTGCGACCGGCGCTTCGTCCTGGTGGGCGGCCCTGCCGATGACGAGAAAGCCGCGTGA
- the nadB gene encoding L-aspartate oxidase: MNFDVLIIGTGAAGLTAALNLAQHYKVGVLAKGALGGGATEWAQGGIAAVLEDEDSFDNHIRDTIIAGAGLNDPDIVEMVVEGAPAAIQRLAELGVPFNLDEDGDWHLTREGGHSHRRIVHVHDATGWAVAQALEKAAVANDNITLLPGMVAIDLIQGKHGKEFSTSGDVYGTYALNRAKGEVETLTARATILATGGAGRTYLFSTAPRGATGDGIAMAWRAGCRVSNMEFMQFHPTCLYNLEVKNFLITEAVRGEGGILINPESGERFMANYDDRLELAPRDIVARANDAEIKRDGLDYVHLDISHRGEDFVREHFPNIYDKLIGLGTDITKEPIPVVPAQHYTCGGVMVDAHGRTDAPGLYAAGEVTMSGLHGANRLASNSLLECFVFGDAAANHIRECWDKLPEPIAVKDWDESRVSDSDEEVVIQQCWGEIRRFMWNFVGIVRTTKRLERARNRIELLRREVDDYYGSFRVTPDLIELRNLVVVADLIIRSALSRRESRGLHYTLDYPETNEHPVDTVLAP; this comes from the coding sequence ATGAACTTCGACGTCCTCATTATCGGCACCGGCGCCGCCGGGCTGACCGCCGCGCTCAACCTTGCGCAGCATTACAAGGTCGGCGTGCTCGCCAAGGGCGCGCTGGGCGGCGGGGCGACCGAATGGGCACAGGGCGGGATCGCCGCAGTGCTCGAGGACGAGGACAGTTTCGACAATCATATCCGCGACACCATCATCGCGGGCGCCGGCCTCAACGATCCCGACATCGTCGAAATGGTGGTCGAGGGCGCACCCGCCGCGATCCAGCGGCTCGCCGAACTGGGCGTGCCCTTCAACCTGGATGAAGATGGCGACTGGCACCTGACGCGCGAGGGCGGCCATTCGCATCGCCGCATCGTCCATGTCCATGACGCCACCGGCTGGGCCGTCGCGCAGGCGCTCGAAAAAGCCGCGGTCGCCAACGACAACATCACCCTGCTCCCCGGCATGGTCGCGATCGACCTCATCCAGGGCAAGCATGGCAAGGAGTTCTCCACCAGCGGCGACGTCTATGGCACCTATGCGCTCAACCGCGCCAAGGGCGAGGTCGAGACGCTGACCGCGCGCGCCACCATTCTCGCCACCGGCGGGGCAGGGCGTACCTACCTGTTTTCGACCGCGCCGCGCGGTGCCACCGGGGACGGGATCGCCATGGCCTGGCGCGCCGGCTGCCGCGTTTCGAACATGGAATTCATGCAATTCCATCCGACCTGCCTCTACAATCTCGAGGTCAAGAATTTCCTCATCACCGAGGCGGTGCGCGGCGAGGGCGGGATCCTCATCAATCCCGAGAGCGGCGAGCGCTTCATGGCCAATTATGACGATCGCCTCGAGCTCGCCCCGCGCGATATCGTCGCGCGCGCCAATGATGCCGAGATCAAGCGCGACGGCCTCGATTATGTCCATCTCGACATTTCGCATCGCGGCGAGGATTTCGTGCGCGAGCATTTCCCCAACATCTACGACAAGCTGATCGGGCTCGGCACCGACATTACCAAGGAGCCGATCCCCGTTGTCCCGGCCCAGCATTACACCTGCGGCGGCGTCATGGTGGACGCGCATGGCCGCACCGATGCGCCGGGCCTTTATGCCGCGGGCGAAGTCACGATGAGCGGGCTGCACGGCGCCAACCGCCTGGCCTCCAACTCGCTGCTCGAATGTTTCGTCTTCGGCGATGCAGCGGCCAACCATATCCGCGAATGCTGGGACAAGCTGCCCGAGCCGATCGCGGTCAAGGATTGGGACGAAAGCCGCGTCAGCGACAGCGACGAGGAAGTCGTGATCCAGCAATGTTGGGGCGAAATCCGCCGCTTCATGTGGAATTTCGTTGGGATCGTGCGCACTACTAAGCGCCTCGAACGCGCGCGCAACCGCATCGAGCTCTTACGCCGCGAAGTCGACGATTATTATGGCAGCTTCCGCGTCACGCCCGACCTCATCGAACTGCGCAACCTCGTCGTCGTCGCCGACCTCATCATCCGCAGCGCCCTAAGCCGCCGCGAAAGCCGCGGGCTCCACTACACGCTCGATTACCCCGAGACGAACGAGCATCCTGTCGATACGGTACTGGCCCCATGA
- a CDS encoding lipopolysaccharide biosynthesis protein, which translates to MNAAPAADGGKGDLAALARGGRINFFGFVLRLLARIPFLFIAGQFYGAEALGRFAFALIVVEFAAQLATLGLKRGLAQQLSASKGRDHAHIVFDGLLVAMMGSLIAMTLLFVFPEIMFRGDAPRGLERWLPLTVLALAWTEIALAACNYRHNIAATVRSRAIVEPWTISIVAGIWAFINTDDGLIVAYVASMLGALLSALWPFLKDYGLPKGWSPHPGTLWAMARKNLPVAAADATEWASRRLDLFLLGFFFSEAIYGIYWAAQQVASLPSKLKTSFEPIMGPVISQNVEAGNHKAVAQQVRQVGFWIIAAQAGIGLALGIPAMAVKNLVGEEFGSGYIILAVLLAAEVIAAMAAVSDAALIYLARHRNMLIGFFMLGLQVAFGVGAILVLRSMEYPAEIQAAGAAIGLAMALGFAALAKAWLLSGIVDAPVSGWRWPLVWAGIATVPVGLLIVQMRDLGQLVIGIPALLLVFGAVVWRWGFGPDDRELFKMKKPAAAPSPTTPEDPKV; encoded by the coding sequence GTGAATGCTGCACCTGCAGCCGATGGGGGGAAAGGCGATCTTGCAGCGCTGGCGCGCGGCGGTCGTATCAACTTTTTCGGGTTCGTCCTGCGCCTGTTGGCGCGCATCCCCTTCCTGTTCATCGCCGGCCAGTTTTACGGCGCCGAGGCGCTGGGGCGCTTTGCCTTCGCGCTGATCGTCGTCGAATTTGCGGCGCAGCTGGCGACCCTGGGCCTCAAGCGCGGGCTGGCGCAGCAACTCTCGGCCTCGAAGGGCCGCGACCATGCGCACATCGTGTTCGATGGATTGCTGGTGGCGATGATGGGCTCGCTCATCGCGATGACGTTACTGTTCGTGTTTCCGGAAATCATGTTCCGTGGCGATGCACCGCGCGGGCTGGAACGCTGGTTGCCGCTCACCGTCCTCGCGCTGGCGTGGACCGAGATTGCGCTGGCCGCCTGCAACTATCGCCACAATATCGCCGCCACGGTGCGCAGCCGCGCCATTGTCGAACCGTGGACCATCTCGATCGTCGCGGGCATCTGGGCCTTCATCAATACCGATGACGGCCTCATCGTCGCTTATGTCGCATCGATGCTCGGCGCGCTGCTCAGTGCACTTTGGCCCTTCCTGAAGGATTACGGCCTGCCCAAGGGCTGGAGCCCGCATCCCGGCACATTGTGGGCGATGGCCCGCAAGAATTTGCCCGTCGCCGCCGCCGACGCGACCGAATGGGCCAGCCGCCGCCTCGACCTGTTCTTGCTGGGCTTTTTCTTCTCCGAGGCAATCTACGGCATCTACTGGGCCGCGCAGCAGGTCGCCTCGCTGCCGTCCAAGCTGAAGACCAGCTTCGAGCCGATCATGGGCCCGGTCATCAGCCAGAATGTCGAGGCCGGTAATCACAAGGCCGTCGCGCAGCAGGTGCGGCAGGTCGGCTTCTGGATCATCGCGGCGCAGGCCGGCATCGGGCTCGCGCTCGGTATTCCGGCCATGGCGGTGAAGAACCTGGTCGGCGAAGAGTTCGGCTCGGGCTACATCATCCTGGCCGTCCTGCTGGCCGCTGAAGTGATTGCCGCGATGGCCGCCGTCAGCGACGCCGCGCTCATCTATCTTGCGCGCCACCGCAACATGCTGATCGGCTTCTTCATGCTGGGACTGCAGGTGGCCTTCGGCGTCGGCGCGATCCTCGTGCTGCGGTCGATGGAGTATCCGGCGGAAATCCAGGCCGCGGGGGCTGCGATCGGGCTGGCCATGGCGCTCGGCTTTGCAGCGCTGGCCAAGGCCTGGCTGCTGTCGGGGATCGTCGATGCACCCGTATCGGGCTGGCGCTGGCCACTTGTCTGGGCCGGCATCGCGACGGTGCCGGTCGGCCTGCTCATCGTCCAGATGCGCGACCTTGGCCAGCTGGTGATCGGGATCCCGGCCTTGCTCCTCGTGTTCGGCGCGGTCGTCTGGCGCTGGGGTTTCGGCCCCGACGATCGAGAGCTTTTCAAGATGAAGAAGCCAGCGGCTGCACCGAGCCCAACGACGCCAGAAGACCCTAAAGTCTAG